One window of Clarias gariepinus isolate MV-2021 ecotype Netherlands chromosome 21, CGAR_prim_01v2, whole genome shotgun sequence genomic DNA carries:
- the LOC128509067 gene encoding chemerin-like receptor 1, with protein sequence MDSVTGSAKNEVNASLEQSVAPTLCTDVMCVLLAIAIMIIMVIGVTGNGLVIWIAGFKIKKTVNTVWYLSLAVSDFLYCTFLPLHIVYIVKREWVLGLFMCKFISFNLFLNWFSSILLLVIISVDRCVVVMFPVWTQNKRTLRRALVIILLSWIISALLSVPAAIFRDIKINNKFLKVCYYNYKKDEHTTVVVCRFIFLYMIPLLIITICSVLITKKLKSNQMQKSNKPFKIMTALIVAFFLSWMPYHIFNLMELNPTYASVLPTGKKIAFIVASTNSFINPLLYAFMGKDFKGKCYELLSKIESTFEEEVQSTRFRMSITNSGESSKL encoded by the coding sequence atggacTCAGTCACAGGTTCTGCTAAAAATGAAGTAAACGCTTCATTGGAACAATCAGTGGCTCCAACACTTTGCACAGATGTGATGTGTGTTTTACTAGCAATAgccattatgattattatggtTATTGGTGTCACTGGAAATGGTTTGGTGATCTGGATAGCAGGATTTAAAATTAAGAAAACAGTCAACACTGTCTGGTACCTCAGTCTCGCTGTGTCTGATTTCCTTTACTGTACGTTCCTGCCCTTACACATTGTCTATATTGTTAAAAGAGAATGGGTATTAGGGCTCTTTATGTGCAAGTTTATTTCCTTTAACTTGTTCCTTAACTGGTTCAGCAGCATCTTGCTCCTCGTCATCATCAGTGTAGATCGCTGTGTTGTGGTAATGTTTCCTGTATGGACACAAAACAAGCGCACCTTACGCAGGGCCTTGGTGATCATTTTACTATCCTGGATCATTTCAGCATTGCTAAGCGTGCCAGCAGCAATTTTTcgagatataaaaataaataacaaatttcTAAAGGTGTGTTACTACAACTACAAAAAGGATGAACACACTACTGTAGTTGTATGCAGattcatttttctttacatgATCCCCTTACTCATAATCACCATCTGCTCTGTTCTTATCACCAAAAAGCTAAAATCAAACCAAATGCAAAAGTCCAATAAACCATTTAAGATCATGACCGCACTGATAGTTGCTTTTTTCCTTAGCTGGATGCCTTACCACATTTTTAACTTAATGGAATTAAACCCAACTTATGCCAGTGTTCTCCCTACtgggaaaaaaattgcattcaTTGTTGCCAGTACCAACAGCTTTATAAACCCATTACTTTATGCATTTATGGGTAAGGATTTTAAGGGGAAATGTTATGAACTTCTGTCAAAGATTGAGAGCACATTTGAGGAGGAAGTCCAGAGTACACGCTTTAGGATGTCTATTACTAACTCAGGAGAAAgttcaaaattataa